From Ignavibacteriales bacterium, a single genomic window includes:
- the dapA gene encoding 4-hydroxy-tetrahydrodipicolinate synthase — protein MAKRKQFQGTGTALVTPFKKDGSLDEKSLRRLVDFQIKNGVEALIPVGTTGESPTLTYKEHYRVFDIVIEQANGRAKIFAGSGSNSTDEAIEQSKHAKKAGADAALIVGPYYNKPSQEGYFQHYRAIAEAVDIPIIVYNVPGRTGGNIEASTVLRMASEIPAIMAVKEASGNMAQIMEIARNKPSGFSLLSGDDALTLPMMCLGGDGCISVVANETPKEFSDLVRCCLKGQWEKALALHNKLLPLMNINFIEANPIPVKAAVAMMGMIEEVYRLPLVPISESNREKLKVVLKGLSLI, from the coding sequence ATGGCAAAACGAAAACAATTTCAGGGCACCGGCACCGCGCTCGTCACTCCATTCAAGAAGGACGGATCGCTCGACGAGAAGTCGCTTCGGCGACTCGTCGACTTCCAAATCAAGAATGGCGTTGAGGCCCTGATCCCCGTCGGCACCACGGGGGAAAGTCCAACCTTGACCTACAAGGAACATTACCGGGTATTCGATATCGTTATCGAGCAGGCAAACGGACGGGCAAAGATCTTCGCGGGCAGCGGAAGCAACAGCACCGATGAGGCAATCGAACAGTCAAAACACGCAAAGAAGGCCGGCGCAGATGCAGCCCTGATAGTTGGCCCCTACTACAACAAACCCTCACAGGAGGGCTATTTCCAGCACTACAGGGCCATTGCAGAGGCAGTGGACATCCCGATCATCGTCTACAATGTCCCCGGCCGCACCGGTGGCAACATCGAGGCCTCTACGGTATTGAGAATGGCTTCGGAAATCCCCGCAATAATGGCCGTGAAAGAAGCCTCCGGGAACATGGCTCAGATCATGGAAATTGCGCGGAACAAGCCTTCAGGCTTTTCGCTCTTGTCCGGCGACGACGCCCTCACGCTTCCGATGATGTGTCTCGGCGGAGACGGATGTATTTCGGTTGTCGCAAACGAGACACCAAAGGAGTTTTCCGATTTGGTGCGATGCTGTCTCAAAGGACAATGGGAAAAGGCACTGGCACTGCACAACAAGCTTCTTCCCTTGATGAACATCAACTTCATCGAAGCGAACCCGATTCCAGTCAAGGCGGCTGTTGCGATGATGGGGATGATCGAAGAAGTGTACCGGTTGCCGCTTGTACCGATCAGTGAAAGCAATCGCGAAAAGCTCAAAGTTGTGTTGAAGGGTCTTTCCCTCATCTAG